The following is a genomic window from Planctomycetaceae bacterium.
ACTTGTCCTTCTTAACCGGCTCGTCGCCTCTTGCCGCTTGCGCGGACAACGCGCAGCACAAGCACATCGCAGCAATCGTCGCTACTGGCGAAGACTTTTTCATAATGACGCTCCAAGGGAAATACTCTGCAGCGGTCATGTCATCAAACCGCCGCCCTCCGGTGAGGTATCCAACCATATTTTTGCACTTTCTCAAAAGAAACTCCCGCATTGTGCGTCTAACCGCTGAGGGGTATCTTTAGAAGTCAGGCCTAAGAGCGGGCGGTTCAACGGGAAAGGGCAGGCAATGCGCGCGACGGTTATCCTAAGCGTGATCCTGGCGGCCGCGGGGGTTTCTCTTGCGGGCGACAAGCCTCCCTACGACCTGAGCAAGGTCCAAGGGATGGATCAATTCGAAGGCAGCGACCAGGCAAAGAAGCTTCTGGCCGCCCAGGGATTCGTCGTGACGGACAGGCAGTTCGCGAAGATTTACACTGCCTACACCGAAGCACGCTGGGATGAGCCGATACAGCATTTCATCACCACCGACTCGGCGTGGGATACGTATCGAGCTTTGCTGCAGGAGGGCGTCGTGCTGATTGAGAAGCGCCAGGCCGCCCGGCTGAAGGAGTTCTCCTCCAAGCTTTTGGCAGCCCTCAAGGCCCGGCCCGACTGCCGCCCGCTGGCCGACTACGCGGCCACAGGGCTGGCCCTGCAGGCGCCGCAGGCTCTGGCCGAGGATGACTTGTCGGGGCTTCTGGCCCGGCAGCTCACCTCCGGTCCCAGCCAAAGCGTCCAGGTACCTATCGGTTTTGTCCAGATGCCTTCGCGGTTTGTTCCCATCAGTTTCTACGCAGGCGATCCTGAGTTGGAAGGATACTTCAGGGCGCGGCAGTGGTACGCCGGCGTGATCTTTCGCCTCCAGAAACCGCGCGAGACGCAACTGGCCCTGAAGCTCTCGCGAGTGATCGACGCCGACGCGCAGCTCAAGACCCTCTGGGAGCAATTGACCCGCCCCTTCGACGTCATGCTCGCCAAGACGCGCGACGGCGATGTGGCCGCCTACGCTGCGACCGCCCGCGGCAAGAACATCGACCGCGATCTCGAGCGCATTAGCGACGCCCTGACAAAGACGTTGCCCGATCCACTCATAAACGATCAGTGTCTGACGCCCACGGAATTATCGCATTTTGCCGCTCTGACGAAAGGTTTTCGGCTGCTGCCGCCACGCCCCGAGCCCTCGGGCATCTGTTTTCAAAACACGGTGCATCCCAAGATCGGAAACCGCGCGTTTCCCAGCGGCCTGGACTTCCTCGTCGCATGCAAGGCGTTCAACTCCCCAGCCGCGCGGGCGGCGCTGGAGAAGGCCGAAGGCCCCGCCGTGGCCAAGGCGGTGGCGGCAGCGTCCTGCGGGGAAACGCCCGATTCACTCTATGGCCAGTCGCTCAAACTGCTTGCCGAACTGAGCAAGCCTGTTCCAGCCTCGGCCCCGCCAGCGCTGCAGGCGCCGGCCTGGCAGGACAAGCAGGTCTGGACGCAACTTGGCGCCTGGGCCGGTCAGCGCCATACCTGGGCGCTTCATGCGGAGCAGACACTTGGGGCTCTGGGTGGCGAACCCCTGAGTCCCTTAGGGATAGTCTCGCCCTATCCGGCATTCTTCGCGGGCTTGGCGCAACTGTGCCGTTCGACGCAGCAAACGCTGGAATCAACCTTGCTGCCGCCGGCCAGAGAGAATGCGGCTGCCCTTCTGGAGCATCTGGACGCATTTCGGAGGGTAGTGGCACTGGAGTCAAGACCTGATTGTTCTGACCGGGAATTGAAGATACTGGAGGGTCTGCAGAGCAAACGCTGGATTGTGTATCGCTTCCTCAAAACCTATGCGCGGTCCCTCCAGAAATCCCTTGCTGAAGAAGGCCTGCAGAACTCGCTTCTGCAGACAGCCGAGAATGCCGCAAAGCGATGCCTTCAGGGCGATCAGCCCACGGCTGAAGAGGCCGCTGTTCTCAAGATGTTTGCCACCACTGGGGAAAACGATGTAATCGCCCGCATGGCCGAACTAGGCGCCCTATGCGAGGGGCTGGCCGAGATCGCCAACAAGCAGCTTGCGGGAAAGGACCTGACCGAAGCCCAAGTCGCCACAATCAGAAATTATGGCGAAACCCTCAGCCGGGTGTACTCTTCCAGTTACAGTACAGATCAAGATGATTACCCCGTGGCCGTACCGGTCTTTGTCGATCCCACACTGAACACGAGACTGTGCTCAGCGCTGGCGTACCCACAGGCGCTGTATGTTGTCGTGCCGGGCAGGGGCGGCCTGGTGCTGCATCGCGGCGCGGTGCTGAGTTATCGCGAGTTTCGCCAGAATATAGATGATAAGGCCACCGACGCCGCATGGCAGCAGCGCATTGCCCAGCATGACGTTCCTCCGCCTCCGCCCCTGACGCAAAGCTTTATGCCGCAGCTTACTCTGGCCGAGGCCATCGCCACCATCCGCGCTGGCAAAACATGTCTTGCGGAAAGTTACATCCCCGATGAGCAACTCACTGCCGTGATGATCGAGGCCTTCAAAGGCGGCAAGCACAAAGACAACGAATGGCTCGCCCACAGGATCGTCGCGCGTAGCAAGGAAGAGGACCTGGTGCCCATGCTGTTGGCGGGGCCGCAAGTCCTTGCCGCCTGCGTTGCATCCCGCCTGCGGGAAGGCGACTGGAGCAGCAAGCGAGACGTCCTCGCCGCTGCGGTCATGTCGGTAGACAAATCACTTGCGGAAGAGGCCTTTGGTCTCTTCGTGGCCGCCCCGCAGCGCATTCCCGTGGCGCAGTTTGCCTCTGCCCTCAAGACCCAGCCGCTATGGAACAAGAGGCTCCTTTGCATCCTGTTGGGAAAGGTAAAAGACCAACAGGAAACGGCCGCCGCGGCGATGGCCACAGCCGCCGGAGATCAGGACGCCGGCCTGCGCTGGCAAGCCTGCGCTGCCTTGGGGGAATTGAAGGTCAGAAGCGCGTTGGTCGTCAAGGTGCTCATCGAGCGAGTCGACGATACCAATGTGTTTGTTGCGGCCACTGCCGTGCGGGCTCTACAGGAACTGGATGCCAACGAAGCAGCGCCAGCTATTTTGAAGAGGTTGCAGAGGCAACCTGGCCTTAAGGAGGTTGGGGACGAGGAGTTGGGGAAACAGCTTGACGCCATTGGCAAACCGGGGGGCAAAGAGGAAGGGCCGTCATGGATATTCCAGAGCCTTCTGGGCCAAACATCGAAATATGGAATCCACAGAGATTTCGTCCAGGCGATTGGCAAGTTCAAGTATGCCCCGGCAAAGGCGACGCTGCTTGAGATGCTGGGCAATGCCGAAATCCAGGATAAGGCGGCTGCCGCTCTGGACGCCATCGCGCCGGAGGCCTTGGGAGATCGCCTGCATCAACTGGTGGATTCCAAGGATGAAGTTTTGGCAACGAACGCGACTTCCCTTCTACGCTCTCGCCCCAAGCTCATCCAAATCCGCCGCTTCATCGCATTGAAGGACAAGCCGCCACTGACGCGGGGCCTGTACTGCAAGATTCTCAGTTCGGTCGTGGAAGAAAGGGCGGCGGCCCTGGAGGCGCTTTTTGCGGCCGCAGGCGATGCGGAGCCTAACATCCGAATCGAAGCGGCCGAGGGACTGGTGCGGTTGGATAAGACGGATCCACGAGTCGTCAAGGCGCTGGCGGCGCTGGCAGGGGATAAGAACGAGCAGGTTGCCCTCACCGCCATCGGGCTTTTCGGAATGTTGCATGATGCCGGCGCTGGCAGGCTCCTGCTGGGGTTTGTGCAAAACGGCGACATGGCGCCTGTCACGCGTTTGCACGCGGCACTGGTCGTCGCCGCTCTTTGTCCCGATGATCCCCAGGTGCCCAAGGCCATTGCGGGCCTTCTGAAGGATCCAAAGGTCGAGGTGGTCGAGGGCGCTCTCATCCTGCTTTCGAACATGAAAGCCACCGGCGAAGCCGCAGCCATAGGCGAGTGCATTCGAAGAAGCGACCTGGATGATTCCTCGCGCCTGAAAGTAGCCCAATCTGCCGCCGACATCGGCATCCACGATCCGCAGGTGATCCAGGTGGTCGCGGCGATGCTCAAGAATCGGGATGATCGCAACACCATGACAGTCATCCTCGTGCTGACGGAACTCAAAGCCGGCGAGGCGCTTCTGGCCTGCCTGCCCAAGGCCGATTACTCGCGCGACGCGGAAGACGCCCCGACCGCATCGTTCGTCCCGGCCCTGATCGAGGGGTTGGGAAAGATCAAATACAAACCGGCCAAGGCGCGATTGATCGAGTTCATGGAGAAAGGGCACCACGGCGCTGCCCAGGCGCTGTGGGAAATCTGCCCCCAGGAAATGCCGGGGATCTTGCTGGAGCGGGCCGCGAATTCGCCCAAGCGGCACGTGCGGGTGCGCGCATTGGAGGAACTGGGCTGTCGCGCAAGCCGATCCGAGCTTCAAGCTTTGGTTCCGATCCTCTTTGACACTCAGGAGATCGGCAAAGACGAAGACGTGATTGTCGACGGCGAGGTAGTCTACTTCAAGCGTCGCGCGTGCGACTGTGCCGCCCTGGCGATAGCCAAAATCCTCGGCTGGCGGGACCGCGATGCTAGCGACGCCAGCGTGTCTTCTGAGGACCTTCTCAAGTGGGTTGACCGCGCGCGGGCTTGGGCGAAAGAGCAGAAGACTGCGGCGTCGAAGCCCGCCGCGGCCATCACGAAACCTTAAGCCTGTTTACGCGGGCGTGGACACCCGCGGATACGCGCGGACGGGACGTCCGCGACACGACCGGGGAACATGGGCGGGTCCTTCG
Proteins encoded in this region:
- a CDS encoding DUF3160 domain-containing protein — its product is MRATVILSVILAAAGVSLAGDKPPYDLSKVQGMDQFEGSDQAKKLLAAQGFVVTDRQFAKIYTAYTEARWDEPIQHFITTDSAWDTYRALLQEGVVLIEKRQAARLKEFSSKLLAALKARPDCRPLADYAATGLALQAPQALAEDDLSGLLARQLTSGPSQSVQVPIGFVQMPSRFVPISFYAGDPELEGYFRARQWYAGVIFRLQKPRETQLALKLSRVIDADAQLKTLWEQLTRPFDVMLAKTRDGDVAAYAATARGKNIDRDLERISDALTKTLPDPLINDQCLTPTELSHFAALTKGFRLLPPRPEPSGICFQNTVHPKIGNRAFPSGLDFLVACKAFNSPAARAALEKAEGPAVAKAVAAASCGETPDSLYGQSLKLLAELSKPVPASAPPALQAPAWQDKQVWTQLGAWAGQRHTWALHAEQTLGALGGEPLSPLGIVSPYPAFFAGLAQLCRSTQQTLESTLLPPARENAAALLEHLDAFRRVVALESRPDCSDRELKILEGLQSKRWIVYRFLKTYARSLQKSLAEEGLQNSLLQTAENAAKRCLQGDQPTAEEAAVLKMFATTGENDVIARMAELGALCEGLAEIANKQLAGKDLTEAQVATIRNYGETLSRVYSSSYSTDQDDYPVAVPVFVDPTLNTRLCSALAYPQALYVVVPGRGGLVLHRGAVLSYREFRQNIDDKATDAAWQQRIAQHDVPPPPPLTQSFMPQLTLAEAIATIRAGKTCLAESYIPDEQLTAVMIEAFKGGKHKDNEWLAHRIVARSKEEDLVPMLLAGPQVLAACVASRLREGDWSSKRDVLAAAVMSVDKSLAEEAFGLFVAAPQRIPVAQFASALKTQPLWNKRLLCILLGKVKDQQETAAAAMATAAGDQDAGLRWQACAALGELKVRSALVVKVLIERVDDTNVFVAATAVRALQELDANEAAPAILKRLQRQPGLKEVGDEELGKQLDAIGKPGGKEEGPSWIFQSLLGQTSKYGIHRDFVQAIGKFKYAPAKATLLEMLGNAEIQDKAAAALDAIAPEALGDRLHQLVDSKDEVLATNATSLLRSRPKLIQIRRFIALKDKPPLTRGLYCKILSSVVEERAAALEALFAAAGDAEPNIRIEAAEGLVRLDKTDPRVVKALAALAGDKNEQVALTAIGLFGMLHDAGAGRLLLGFVQNGDMAPVTRLHAALVVAALCPDDPQVPKAIAGLLKDPKVEVVEGALILLSNMKATGEAAAIGECIRRSDLDDSSRLKVAQSAADIGIHDPQVIQVVAAMLKNRDDRNTMTVILVLTELKAGEALLACLPKADYSRDAEDAPTASFVPALIEGLGKIKYKPAKARLIEFMEKGHHGAAQALWEICPQEMPGILLERAANSPKRHVRVRALEELGCRASRSELQALVPILFDTQEIGKDEDVIVDGEVVYFKRRACDCAALAIAKILGWRDRDASDASVSSEDLLKWVDRARAWAKEQKTAASKPAAAITKP